The genomic window ACGTTGTAAAGATATAGCCACGAATTATATGAATTGGCACTAATTTTTTTCGGCTTAAAAAAGAGAAAATAATTTTAAACAGACAGTAAAAAGTTTATTTTGATTTTAAATCTGTTACAAAAAGATAATTTGTGAAAATTCGTGCAATTAGTGGCAAAAAAAGAGAACTGCGCAGTACTTTTAAATATTAATTTAAGAAATTTGCGCAAATTAATTTTCTGGCTAAGATTGGTAAGGTCATGCTTAAAAAACTTAGAATCTCAGTCCCGATAGCTATCGGGATAGCCTCAGAACCTAACAAAAATGAAAAATATAGATACGCTTACCCAGGAAGCAATTAGTTTATTAAAAAGCTTAATCGAAACGCCTTCATTTTCAAGTGAAGAAGATCAAACGGCTCTTTTAATTGAAAATTGGTTCAATCAGAATGAAATACCTTTCAAGAGAGAAAACAATAATGTGTGGGCTTTCAATAAATATTTCGACGAAAACAAACCAACACTTTTACTAAATTCACATCACGATACTGTACGTCCAAATCAAGCGTACACCAACGATCCGTTTAAAGCAATTGAAAAAGACGGAAAATTATTTGGTTTAGGAAGTAATGACGCTGGAGGATGCTTAGTTTCGTTACTGGCGACTTTTGTACATTTTTACGAAAATCAAAACCTTTCTCACAATATTGTAATTGTAGCTTCCGCGGAAGAAGAAAGCAGCGGAAAAAATGGTTTAAACAGCGTTTTAAAGCATTTACCAGAATTAGATTGCGCGATTGTAGGAGAACCAACTTTAATGCAATTGGCAGTTGCCGAAAAAGGACTTTTAGTTCTTGATGTAAAAGTAAAAGGAACGGCAAGCCACGCCGCACATCAAAACGATGATAATGCTTTATACAAATCAATTCCAGTAATGGAGTGGTTTAAAAACTATAAATTCGACAAAATCTCAGACGTTTTAGGTCCCGTAAAAATGACCGTAACGCAGATTAATGCTGGAAAACAGCATAACGTTGTGCCTTCAGAATGTGATTTGGTAGTAGATATTCGCGTAACTGACCGTTATACCAATGCTGAAATTCTGGAAGTTGTAAAAGCAAATGTAAACGCCGAAGTAACACCAAGATCAATGCACTTAAATGCTTCGTCTATTCCAGTTAATCATGGATTAGTTTTGGCAGGAATTGCTTTAGGAAGAACAACTTATGGCTCGCCAACACTTTCAGATCAGTCGGTTTTAAGCTGTCAGTCTTTAAAATTAGGGCCAGGAGAAACATTACGTTCGCATTCAGCAGACGAATTTATTTTTGTAAATGAAATTGAAGAAGGAGTCGACTTGTATATCAAAATACTAACTGATTTCTTTAAATTATAAGAAAAGAAAAACCGCCACGAATTCACGAATTATTTTTTACTATCTAAATGAGATATTAATTCGAATTAATTCGAAAAAAAATAATCGCAAAGATTTGAAAAAATAATTCGTGAATTCGTGGCGAAAAAAAAACAGTACCTATGAAACTTTGGGAAAAAGGAATACCAACAGATAAACAAATTGAGCAATTCACAGTAGGAAACGACCGTGAACTGGATTTGGTTTTAGCAAAATATGATGCTTTAGGTTCAATTGCACACGCCAAAATGCTTGGGCAAATTGGCTTATTAACTCAGGAAGAAACAACTTCTTTAGTGGATGCATTAAACGAAATTATTGCTGATATAGTAGTAGGAAATTTCGAAATCGAAGACAGTTTTGAAGACGTGCATTCTAAAATTGAATATCTGTTAACCGTAAAGCTAGGCGATGCAGGAAAGAAAATCCACACCGCGCGTTCTCGTAACGATCAGGTTTTGGTTGATGTTCATTTGTATTTAAGAGACGAATTAAAAGCAATAAAAGAGCAGGTAAAAACATTGTTCGATTTGTTGATGGAATCGGCGGAAAAACACCAAAACGTTTTATTGCCAGGTTACACGCATTTACAAATCGCCATGCCATCTTCTTTCGGAATGTGGTTTTCTGCTTATGCCGAAAGTTTGATTGATGATGTAACGATGCTGAATGCAGCTTCAAAAATTGTAGACCAGAATCCATTAGGATCTGCTGCAGGTTACGGAAGTTCATTTCCAATCAACAGAACATTTACAACAAAAGAATTAGGTTTCGAAACCTTAAAATACAATGCTGTTGCAGCACAAATGAGCCGTGGAAAAGCGGAGAAAACAGTTGCTTTTGCGATGACAAGCGTTGCAGGAACTTTGTCAAAATTTGCAATGGACGTTTGTTTGTATATGAGCCAGAATTTTGACTTTATTGGTCTTCCGGCGCTTCTTACAACAGGTTCGAGCATCATGCCTCATAAAAAGAATCCGGACGTTTTCGAATTAATCAGAGGAAAATGCAACAAGATTCAGGCGCTTCCTTATGAAATCACTTTAATTACAAATAATCTTCCTAGCGGTTATCATAGAGATTTGCAACTTTTAAAAGAAGGTTTATTTCCAGCGATTCAAAACTTAAAAGCTTGTTTAGATATTGCTATATTTTCAATAAAAGATATCACGGTTAAAGATCATATTTTAGAAGATAAAAAATACGATTATTTGTTTACTGTAGATACTTTAAATGAAATGGTTGTCGCGGGAATGCCATTTAGAGATGCGTACAAAGCTGTTGCTGAACAGTTAGAAGCAGGAACGTATCAGTCGCCAAAAGCTACAAGGCACACGCATGAAGGAAGTATCAATAACTTATGTCTTGATGCAATTAAAGATAAAATGAAAGCTGCTTTTTAATTTTGTTAAATGTAAAAAGTAAGCTGTAAAAAGTAAAAAGGTCATTGATTTTATTTTCAATGACCTTTTTGTTTTATAAAAGAATTAGTTTTTTACTAATTTGAATGTTTTGCTTCTATTGTCAATTTGTACTTTACAGACATAAATACCTTTTGCAAGATTTCCGACGTTTAATTCTAATTTTTCATCTGGAGAAACATTTTGAGAATGTGAATATATTTTTGATCCATTAGAAGAAAATAAATTCACTTCAGCTAAACCATTATCCGAACTTGAAAAGTCAATATTTAACAGACGATTTATAACTGATGGGTAATACTTCAAATCGAGATTATTTACATTATCATTAAGCCCCAAATTGTTGCAGCTTGTAGAAAGTGCACCTTGAGGAGTAACCTGAAGTGTTGCTCCAGCGCCGCATGAAGCGTTCGAAATATATCCTGCAACGTTAGCAATAGGCAAAACACTATAAGTATATGAAGGTTTTGTTACTGTAGTTCCTGAATTTGCAGGAGCATTCAAACAATCTGTAAAAGCAACTCCAATTGTTCCGCCGTCAGTGCTTACGTAGCTTTTAAAAGCAGTTCCGATTTTGGCAAAATCTGTGCCTTCAACATAACAAGTTGTGTTGTTGCTTCCGCCACCTAAACCAATTGCCAATGAACCTGATACAGAAGTATTGTAATAGCAATTTAAAATATGAAGTTCAGCATTTCTAGCCCTTGGCATTCTTTCTTTGCAACCTTCTGCCCAATAGCAGTTTTTAAAAGTAATGCTGTAATGACCATCAGAAGGGGCATCGGTTTTAGAAGAACCAACTAAATCTGAAAATCTATGATCATCAGCACCGCCAGAGCCTCCAGCTTTTGGTGCTTTCAAATAGATAAATTTACACCAAGAAACCGTTACGTTATCCGCTGCACCTTTATTGTCAAAATTGCCATCCATTCCGTCCTGAAATTCACAATGGTCCACCCAAATATTAGTTGCTTCTGAGGTTAGATTGTCACGTCCGTCAACATCGTATGCGCCAGGTCCTTCAAAAATTAAGTTTCTTATAATAATATTATTAGATCCAGGTTTTAAACTTAGAATTCCCGAGCCAGCAGCCGTTTGATCCAAGTTAATTAATCGTGCACCCGGAAGACCAATTATAGTTTTATCATTGACTAGTAGGCTGGTATAGGTACAATTTATG from Flavobacterium sp. KACC 22763 includes these protein-coding regions:
- a CDS encoding M20 family metallo-hydrolase, with product MKNIDTLTQEAISLLKSLIETPSFSSEEDQTALLIENWFNQNEIPFKRENNNVWAFNKYFDENKPTLLLNSHHDTVRPNQAYTNDPFKAIEKDGKLFGLGSNDAGGCLVSLLATFVHFYENQNLSHNIVIVASAEEESSGKNGLNSVLKHLPELDCAIVGEPTLMQLAVAEKGLLVLDVKVKGTASHAAHQNDDNALYKSIPVMEWFKNYKFDKISDVLGPVKMTVTQINAGKQHNVVPSECDLVVDIRVTDRYTNAEILEVVKANVNAEVTPRSMHLNASSIPVNHGLVLAGIALGRTTYGSPTLSDQSVLSCQSLKLGPGETLRSHSADEFIFVNEIEEGVDLYIKILTDFFKL
- the argH gene encoding argininosuccinate lyase, producing MKLWEKGIPTDKQIEQFTVGNDRELDLVLAKYDALGSIAHAKMLGQIGLLTQEETTSLVDALNEIIADIVVGNFEIEDSFEDVHSKIEYLLTVKLGDAGKKIHTARSRNDQVLVDVHLYLRDELKAIKEQVKTLFDLLMESAEKHQNVLLPGYTHLQIAMPSSFGMWFSAYAESLIDDVTMLNAASKIVDQNPLGSAAGYGSSFPINRTFTTKELGFETLKYNAVAAQMSRGKAEKTVAFAMTSVAGTLSKFAMDVCLYMSQNFDFIGLPALLTTGSSIMPHKKNPDVFELIRGKCNKIQALPYEITLITNNLPSGYHRDLQLLKEGLFPAIQNLKACLDIAIFSIKDITVKDHILEDKKYDYLFTVDTLNEMVVAGMPFRDAYKAVAEQLEAGTYQSPKATRHTHEGSINNLCLDAIKDKMKAAF
- a CDS encoding pectate lyase family protein; translated protein: MKTKLILLALLLPCSFLFAQNYFMSSPEGFGASATGGGNAAPVTVTTLADLTAKLKLTTPQVILVSGTINCTYTSLLVNDKTIIGLPGARLINLDQTAAGSGILSLKPGSNNIIIRNLIFEGPGAYDVDGRDNLTSEATNIWVDHCEFQDGMDGNFDNKGAADNVTVSWCKFIYLKAPKAGGSGGADDHRFSDLVGSSKTDAPSDGHYSITFKNCYWAEGCKERMPRARNAELHILNCYYNTSVSGSLAIGLGGGSNNTTCYVEGTDFAKIGTAFKSYVSTDGGTIGVAFTDCLNAPANSGTTVTKPSYTYSVLPIANVAGYISNASCGAGATLQVTPQGALSTSCNNLGLNDNVNNLDLKYYPSVINRLLNIDFSSSDNGLAEVNLFSSNGSKIYSHSQNVSPDEKLELNVGNLAKGIYVCKVQIDNRSKTFKLVKN